The genomic stretch TGCGTAGGCTTCTCGAGTACGCCTGTCTCAGGCTTCAGGGCGCGAATCAAAGGATGGCGGCAGTGTTTTAGAAAATCAGGTTGCATGCCGATAATGTCAGAAATGGCATCCATGTCTTGCCACAGAAGGAGATTGCGCGATGAGTAAAACCACACCCATCCTCCTGACCCTCCTCATCACCACTCTGACAAGTCAGACTTCGTTAGGGATGGACACTTCATCCCTCCGTTATGCTCAGACACAGCAAAATATCCAGGACGTCGATGCGGTGGAAGAGGAACCGTTCGCCCTCGATTCGGTGACCATAAGCGACCCCATCGAGCCCGTCAACCGATTCATGTTCGCCTTTAACGACCGATTTTATTTCTATGTCCTCAAACCTGTGGCCCAGACATACAAATTCATCCTCCCCCAACAGGCCAGGATATGCGTCTCCAATTTCTTTTCGAACCTCTTCACCCCAATCCGTTTGACAAACTGCCTCCTCCAGGGCAAGCTCAATGATGCATCCAACGAGTTTGAGCGATTTTGCCTGAACTCGATATACGGAGTCCTCGGATTTTTCGACCCCGCCGAGAAATACTGGGACATCAAGCTCCAGAGAGAGGATTTCGGACAGACGCTCGCTCGTTATGGAGCGGGAAGCGGATTCTATATCGTCTGGCCCATTCTGGGTCCTTCCTCATTCAGGGACTCTATCGGGGATGTGGCGGATATACTTGTCAACCCTGTCTACTATGCGACCAATAACTGGTATGAGTTTGCCGCGGTTGACGGTGCACGCATCGTCAATTACACATCTCTTCACATCGGCGAGTATGAGGACATTAAAAAGGAATCCATCGATCCCTATCTCACGATCCGGGATGCCTATGCCCAGTATCGCAAAGGTTTGATAGAGAATTAAAAAATACCTGGATCCGCCATCGAAATTACGATACGTGCGCCTCCAAGGCAAAACCGTCCATGTCGAGCGGGACATGGCCCGTGTCTCAGATTTCCGGCAAAAGCTCACGGATCCGGGGAGGAGCTAAAATCAAAAAAGGACAGGCATTTCTTTCTCTCAATGAAGAGATCAAGCGCTGTGCAAAGAGGGTATGTATATGTCAAATGTTGAAGTACGTGGTTATTCAGAACGCGGAATGATTAATGCCCTTTGCTATGAAATAATGTATTCAAATAACAGCATCAAACTTCTAAAAGATTTTTTGGAGTTATGCACTTTCCCATTCTCAACACCAAATTTCGAGAATATTCAGAATGGTAAAATTTGTATTGAACAGTCATTTTCTAATTTTGGTGACTTAGACCTTCTTATTCTGCTTGACGGAAATCCACGACAAGCCGTTCTTTTGGAAGCTAAAGTCAAAACATACCAATCGAATATTTGGTCCATTTCTTCAGAATGGAATGATTTTAAACAATTATGTGATGATCTTAGCAAAAATACGAACATGAATAAGCACACATCTAATCTATTCGTTCAATTATATCGTAAAATGAGGCTTATTGAGAAGGTTAAAAACGTTGATAAGGGATTATCACCGGATATTTTTAGTTCACGATGGAGTCTTGGGGAAAATGCTATTGTAAGAAAGGCTTCTGATGAACTTGCTTCTTATACTTCTAAAGTTTGGTTTGTAGCATTAGTTCCAGATTCAGAACAAAACATTAAGCTGTTCATCAGCAATGAAATTCGTGTACCCCCTAATAACCTCCCAGATTGGGATACTTCAACTTTTGGCTATTTAACCTGGGAGGTGCTACATAATCATTGCAAGCGATATAATGATGATTGGAAATTTATGCTTGCTAATTTTGAGTATAATGCTGGGCAGATTTATTAAAACAACTACTTCAAAATACGCTTCGTCCATTTCCTCCTGGTTCTGAAGTCATATGGAAAAATGCTTTGGGTGAGGAACAAGTAGTAACCATAAAAAATCGTGGCACACAAAATAGCCGTATTATTTTGTAGAATGGTAGTGAACTAGTTGTTCCTAATAGTCAATTAATTCGATTCGCAAACAAGTAAACAAGCATCTAGTACATGCCCACCTTTCGACGCAGCCACTGGTCTATTTCGGGTAGAAGCAGTGCATCAAGCCCCGTAGAAATTCACCAAGCCTTTCAAAGTGGTGTTTCAGCATCAGCTGATGCGGAGATAACTGAGGATAAATAGCAGCTAATTTCGGGATATAGTTTTCGATCTCCAGAATTAGAATGGGATCTCAGGATCCAATCCTGGTATCCCTCTTTTTTTGTTCCTTCTGACGAATGAATTCAAGTCTTTTCCCACCTCTTGGGCCAAGCTCTTTGGGGTGACAACCTGAAAAGATGGAAACCATTGATAAAGCCAGTGCTTGAATCCGTTTACACCTCGCACCGTAAAATGTACCTCGAGCCAGCCATCATCATGTTCCCGGCACCTTTGGTTCTTCATCCATTTGTGGCTTAAAAAATACTGCTTCACCTCTGGGGCGAAGTGGACAATTACCTCTTGGGGAGTTTCATCTACATAGGGTCCAAAGGCCTCCTGGATCTCATCCGCTGTGGAGACCTCCTTTCGAGGAACGAAGAAGCGATCTGTAAGTTGCCATGCGCGGATCTTGTGCAGAGCAAAGGTGCGCTGTCGTTCTTTAGTTCGGCACCAGGTATGCACATACCAGAATTGCCCCGTAAAAAACACGAAATAGGGTTCGACTTCACGCTCCTCCGCTGTCTCTCCAGGCTTACGCTCATATACGATTTTCACCACTCGGTAATCCATGATAGCTGAAGAGAGGTCCTTTAGAAGATCCAATAGATCGATCGGGTTATACAGGCCTTGAACTGCAAACACTGTGGTAAAGTCAGTATATCTCGGGCGGGCCATTATTTTATTCTCTATTTGATTAAGCGTAAAGGCCGCGGCCTGCCCCAGCAGGGGTTCGAGAAACCTTTTGGCGAGTGTTAACACTAAGGTCTCTTTTGTGTCCAAAAGGGCCCGGCTTAGGCTGAAGTTCGAGGTAAAAGCGTAGGTGCCACGGTCTTTGTCATAGTAAATAGGAAAATCGGCATCCATTAAGGAATTTATATAGTGGTAAACAGTTCGATCACTGATCTCAAGCTCTTTGGCTAATTCTGACACCCTCACTCGCTCTCGCCGATCAAGTTTGTTCAGTATAAAGAGCAATCGATCGAATTTGTTCATGGCATACCCCCCTGAGGGTAATGTAAATGATTTAGGGTAGAAAGCGGATATCCACCACATCATCCACAAAGTGCTCCACAGTCAAAAATACCATGGCAATACCTCTCACTCGATCTGAAACTTTACTGACATAAGGGTGTCACCATTGTATCTGTATATTAAAGAGGTGGGAAGTCATCAAAACACGGAGGCGACATATTGGAAAAAATCTTTTTTGAAAACGGACTTGTAGCCTACTGGATCGCGAAACTGGCACTTATTTGCAGAAACCGTATGGAATTGACGCTTAAGGAAAAGCCATGGCACTCAGATTATCGCAGTAATCACTGGTTAGGGCTACTTTTACCATACTTCGAGCGCAAGAAAAAAACTTTTCTTATCAATGATGAAGCAGAGGGGCATCATGTAAATGTGCGAGCCTTTTTCGAGGGTCTTTACGAGCTTTTACCAGATTTTAAGGCCGGGTCCTCTTCCTATGACCCAGTATTAAAGGAGAATTTGGAAATATTTTCCGAGGCATTGGGGCTTGAAGAAAAGGAAAAAAATTTTCTCACATTCGTCGTCTTGAGTGCAACTGACCCCCAATTTGAGCATTTCTTGGGGGAAATAGGAGAAATGCCTCTTAATTCGGCACTGCGCTGTCTCGCCCGGCTTTTTGAGTTGCCCTTAGGGGATTTCTATCAGATTCTCACTTCAGGGCATCTGGTCTCTGGCAATATCCTTACTGCAGAGATCTGGCGAAGTGGGAAGGTAAGCCTGAACAACCTTTTTGAAATAGACGATCTTCTGTTTTACCGGCTCTTTATTCGACATAGGGACCGTTGGGAATTTTTTTCTAATTACTTCCGCCGGGCTTCCTCATCTGTTCTCCCTCTGGAAAGATTTTCGCATCTTTCTGAGTTAGGAATTCTCACTGGGTATCTTGAACAAGTCCTTTTGGAGAAGCGCCCAGGGGTTAATGTACTCCTCTATGGGCCTCCGGGAACAGGAAAGACCGAGCTTGCCAAGGCCTTAGCTGCCCATCTCAGAGCAGATCTTTTTGAGGTGGCCTTTCTCAAACCGAGTTTCGGAGCCTTAACGCCTGCTGAGCGCCTCGCGGCACTCTTCGTTGCCCAGAGACTCCTATCCTCTAACAAAGAGCGGTCATTTATCCTTGTTGACGAGGCTGAAGACATTATGGTCAAGGAGAACTATTTAGGCCTTTTAATGAAAATAAATGCCGTCCCACCGAGCAAAATCCAGCTCAATCATTTCTTAGGAAGCAATCAGCTTCCAGTAATCTGGATCGTAAATACCTTATCACCCAGGCCGCGTGTGTGGTGGCTACCATTAACTCTATGGAACCCGAGCGCGACATGGAAAAGGTCATTTCCTCTACACTACAGGTTATGGAGAAAAACCCTATCTCAGTCCGTAAAAATGTCCCCAACACCCCCCTTCAACGCACAGGTCCTGAACACCAGCCCGTGCATCGAGGAGATCTATGCCTTGACAAACAGTAGCTATCCTGCCCGACTTCTTTTTTACGGCCCTTCTGGAAGCGGAAAAACTGAGCTTGCACACCGTATAGCTGAACGGATGGGGCGACCTCTGCTCGTGCGTAATGCCTCGGATCTTTTCTCTTCCTATGTAGGCAAGACGGAACGGGCTATTACAGATATGTTTCGTGAAGCTGAAAACAAGGAGGCAGTTCTTTTACTTGATGAGGTAGACACCTTTTTGCACACGCGGCGTGAGGCCCGATACTCCTGGGAAATTACCTGGGTCAACGAGATGCTCATCAGTAAGGAGAGATACCAGGGGTGTCTCATCTGTACCACCAATCATGTCGAAATACTGGATGATGCCACGGCACGGCGCTTTGACCTTAAGGTGGAATTTCGTCCTATGGATCCAGCACGGGCGTAGCAGCTTTTCATGACCATCTTTAGGGATGCAGCAAATGAGGGACACAGACAGCGCCTTTTAACAATCGTTCTTGGCAAGCTCAGAAACCAGAAGACAATTCTTGGCAGGATACAAAAAAACAAAAAAACTTGACCTTGGGGAGCCAATCGCAAAAATTTCAAATATTTTTGACCATGTTCAAAAGGCAGAAAGCATAGATGAGGCGAGAGGTTATGAAGGCAGGGCAGCAGCTATTTATTTCCCTGCATGGGCACAGGGCATAAAGGCAGAAGGAATCAGTTTTACCTCACGCCAAAGGAGACCCCCACGCGACCCTGTCAATGGGCTTTTAAGCCTTGGATATACCTTTTTGCTCCACACAATAGGCAGGCCAGTAGATATTGCCGGGCTTGATCCATATCTCGACATCCTGCACACAGTAGATTATGGAAGACCAAGCCTTGTGCTTGACCTTATGGAAGAGTGGAGGCCTGCCTTGATAGACTCTCTCGTTATGAGCGTTTTCAAACTTGGAGTGCTTACAAAAGACGACTTCAGGGAGGAACAGGCAACAGCAGATGAAGACACAACATGAGTTTAACAAGAAAGCGCAACAGAGAACTCAACAGAAGGTTCTGATGAACCAGCTCAGACTGGGTTGAACCTGTCTGCTGTTTGACTGACTAATGCTGGCTGGCGCAAGTTTGTTGGGCAGTATGAGCGCCGTATGGCGGAAGAAGTAACCATCTCATATAGATAGGATGCAGCGAACCTATCGTGACACAATCATTGCGCAGATCAGACATTTTGTGCAGCATGTAAAGAGTGATGCTGCTCAATACATACCATTTCCGATAAAATGACCTATGTTCTGCTTCATCTCTTACGACATTTCAAGCAATAAACGCAGAAGGGCTGCCATGAAACTGCTTTTAAATTATGGCACAAGACTTCAAAAAAGCGTATATGAATGCAGGATCACAAAAGAGCAGCTTGATGAGTTGAAAGATGGTCTTAAAGCCATTGTCGAACACTGTAGCGAAAGGCTTCGATTCTGGGAAATATGCAAAAACTGTTCTGAAAATTCCAACATGCAGGGATGGGTGGACTTCAGCTATGAAGAAGAGACATTTTGGATAGTATGACAGGGGCAAAAATGGCACAAAACAAGAGCTATTACAGCATAACCTATGATATCGCAGATGTCAAAAGGCTTGCAAAAATTGCAAAAATCATGGTCAACTACACTCAAAGGGTACTTTACAGGGTATTAGAAGGAGAGCTTACACCTGAACAGGAAAAACAGGTCAAGGAAAAGGTGGCTAAAGTCATGGAGCTAATGGAAGACAGTGTGATCTACTTCAAGCTTTGCACTGAATGCGTGGCAAAAATAACATCATCAGGCAAAAAGATACCTGTTCAGACAGATCAGGCTTTTATTGTTGTATGACAGATTTATTCATATACTTTTGTTGAACTATGCAGTAAAATGCTCTTTGAAAATTTCATACTACCAATTATTCAATGGGCAAATAACGCAGCAGTTAGACCTCTGCGATAACCATACGCTTTGCAAACATATTATAACACCTTGATTTTATTATTTTCTTATAAGTTCATAAAATGGTTATCGCACACGATAAATCAATAAAATCAATAAACAACAAAAGCATGTTTACTTTTTTTATTGCTCAACGTGTAATACGCAAGTGGTTAGCAAAAACCATATTGCAATCATTCGTTTTTATGTTCAAAAAAGAAGAGTGTATTAGAATCACTTGACCCGGTTTGAGGGGATTACGTCATAACTTTTTCTCCTTTCCTTTCTTGATTTTTATGGTCATTAGAATCACTTGACCCGATTAGAGGAGATTACGACGCAAATCTTGCTTTAAACTCCCCCTTAAATACAGCAAGTATTAGAATCAATTGACCCGATTAGAGGAGTTGACGACCCATCTGCAGCAACAATAAATAAATTAGTACCGTCTGCCATTAGAATCACTTGAACCGAGCGGTTTATGAGGCTCAAAACGAATTGGTGGGTGTAGATATGGCAAAAAATATCATCCGGATGTGGTACTTATGGATATGCAGATGGCGGTAATGTTTGGCTACAAAGCCACAAGGCTTCTAAAAGACGACCCGGATACGACAGATATAACAATAATAGCCCTAACCGTATCTGTTATGGGGGATAGAGGGGAGGATGTGAGGGCGATGTGCGACGGATACTTGCAAAAGCCGATTGCGTCTAATGTTTTGGTATCGGAGCTTGCTAGATTTTTGCCGCATGAGTTTGTATCCAAACCGTCCACCCCCAAAAAGGGTATTTTTAGTTTTGAGGCTTCCGAGGCGGATATGATAAGGGGACTTTTGAAAGCGGTGTGGTTAAAAGCTAGTAGGCTAAAATCAAACGACG from Deltaproteobacteria bacterium encodes the following:
- the cas1 gene encoding CRISPR-associated endonuclease Cas1; this encodes MAGYKKTKKLDLGEPIAKISNIFDHVQKAESIDEARGYEGRAAAIYFPAWAQGIKAEGISFTSRQRRPPRDPVNGLLSLGYTFLLHTIGRPVDIAGLDPYLDILHTVDYGRPSLVLDLMEEWRPALIDSLVMSVFKLGVLTKDDFREEQATADEDTT
- a CDS encoding VacJ family lipoprotein, which encodes MSKTTPILLTLLITTLTSQTSLGMDTSSLRYAQTQQNIQDVDAVEEEPFALDSVTISDPIEPVNRFMFAFNDRFYFYVLKPVAQTYKFILPQQARICVSNFFSNLFTPIRLTNCLLQGKLNDASNEFERFCLNSIYGVLGFFDPAEKYWDIKLQREDFGQTLARYGAGSGFYIVWPILGPSSFRDSIGDVADILVNPVYYATNNWYEFAAVDGARIVNYTSLHIGEYEDIKKESIDPYLTIRDAYAQYRKGLIEN
- a CDS encoding WYL domain-containing protein, producing the protein MNKFDRLLFILNKLDRRERVRVSELAKELEISDRTVYHYINSLMDADFPIYYDKDRGTYAFTSNFSLSRALLDTKETLVLTLAKRFLEPLLGQAAAFTLNQIENKIMARPRYTDFTTVFAVQGLYNPIDLLDLLKDLSSAIMDYRVVKIVYERKPGETAEEREVEPYFVFFTGQFWYVHTWCRTKERQRTFALHKIRAWQLTDRFFVPRKEVSTADEIQEAFGPYVDETPQEVIVHFAPEVKQYFLSHKWMKNQRCREHDDGWLEVHFTVRGVNGFKHWLYQWFPSFQVVTPKSLAQEVGKDLNSFVRRNKKRGIPGLDPEIPF
- the cas2 gene encoding CRISPR-associated endonuclease Cas2 is translated as MTGAKMAQNKSYYSITYDIADVKRLAKIAKIMVNYTQRVLYRVLEGELTPEQEKQVKEKVAKVMELMEDSVIYFKLCTECVAKITSSGKKIPVQTDQAFIVV
- the cas2 gene encoding CRISPR-associated endonuclease Cas2 produces the protein MFCFISYDISSNKRRRAAMKLLLNYGTRLQKSVYECRITKEQLDELKDGLKAIVEHCSERLRFWEICKNCSENSNMQGWVDFSYEEETFWIV
- a CDS encoding AAA family ATPase, with amino-acid sequence MEKIFFENGLVAYWIAKLALICRNRMELTLKEKPWHSDYRSNHWLGLLLPYFERKKKTFLINDEAEGHHVNVRAFFEGLYELLPDFKAGSSSYDPVLKENLEIFSEALGLEEKEKNFLTFVVLSATDPQFEHFLGEIGEMPLNSALRCLARLFELPLGDFYQILTSGHLVSGNILTAEIWRSGKVSLNNLFEIDDLLFYRLFIRHRDRWEFFSNYFRRASSSVLPLERFSHLSELGILTGYLEQVLLEKRPGVNVLLYGPPGTGKTELAKALAAHLRADLFEVAFLKPSFGALTPAERLAALFVAQRLLSSNKERSFILVDEAEDIMVKENYLGLLMKINAVPPSKIQLNHFLGSNQLPVIWIVNTLSPRPRVWWLPLTLWNPSATWKRSFPLHYRLWRKTLSQSVKMSPTPPFNAQVLNTSPCIEEIYALTNSSYPARLLFYGPSGSGKTELAHRIAERMGRPLLVRNASDLFSSYVGKTERAITDMFREAENKEAVLLLDEVDTFLHTRREARYSWEITWVNEMLISKERYQGCLICTTNHVEILDDATARRFDLKVEFRPMDPARA